The following coding sequences are from one Beggiatoa alba B18LD window:
- the lptG gene encoding LPS export ABC transporter permease LptG, with product MRKIDKYIGYNVLIGILMVLFILVGLFVFFDFIDEVDDIGKQQYGVWQAVLFVTLQTPQHIYELFPTSVLLGSLLGLGAMATNHELTVIRASGVSVLRIARSVLQIALPLTLLVMLIGETIAPAGDQYAYNMRSVAQADNEYISFQSRYGFWARDKNNFINIRTIQHDGGFGAIALYQLDDNLQLKSLVLAKSAYYENGVWQLRDVRRDTLSADAIRLETLEKLDWGAVLNPALIKSVIVSPEKLSLTGLYSYIKYLRESGQRDEPYQLAFWQRITYPLVSLAMIFIAIPFVFGSLRTVAIGQRILVGALIGIGFHILNQTAGNVGLVFNMNIIASALFSPILFVLLAIVLMRRLI from the coding sequence ATGAGAAAAATTGATAAATATATCGGTTACAACGTTTTAATAGGCATTTTAATGGTTCTATTTATCCTCGTTGGGCTTTTTGTCTTTTTTGATTTTATTGACGAAGTCGATGACATTGGCAAACAACAATATGGCGTATGGCAAGCGGTTTTATTTGTCACGTTACAAACACCCCAACATATTTATGAATTATTTCCAACCTCTGTTTTACTAGGCAGTTTATTGGGGTTGGGCGCGATGGCGACTAATCATGAATTAACCGTTATTCGTGCTAGTGGTGTTTCCGTCTTACGTATTGCCCGTTCAGTTTTACAAATTGCCCTACCTTTAACCCTGTTAGTCATGCTGATAGGGGAAACTATCGCTCCCGCTGGCGACCAATACGCCTATAACATGCGTTCTGTGGCACAAGCCGACAATGAATATATATCCTTTCAAAGCCGTTACGGTTTTTGGGCGCGAGATAAAAATAATTTTATTAATATCCGTACAATTCAACATGATGGCGGATTTGGTGCAATTGCGTTATATCAATTAGATGATAATTTACAATTAAAATCATTAGTGCTTGCAAAGTCTGCTTATTATGAAAATGGGGTATGGCAACTGCGCGATGTTCGCCGTGACACATTGAGTGCAGATGCTATTCGCTTGGAAACATTAGAAAAATTGGATTGGGGTGCGGTTTTAAATCCTGCACTGATTAAATCAGTGATTGTCAGCCCTGAAAAATTATCGTTAACTGGTTTATATAGTTATATTAAATACTTGCGTGAAAGCGGACAACGTGACGAGCCGTATCAATTGGCGTTTTGGCAACGGATTACCTATCCATTAGTGAGTTTAGCCATGATTTTCATCGCTATTCCCTTCGTGTTTGGCTCATTACGGACGGTTGCAATCGGGCAACGGATTTTAGTGGGCGCATTAATTGGCATAGGCTTTCATATTTTAAATCAAACAGCAGGCAATGTCGGCTTGGTTTTCAATATGAACATTATCGCTAGTGCCTTGTTTTCACCGATTTTATTTGTATTACTTGCCATTGTTTTAATGCGACGTTTGATTTAA
- a CDS encoding IS982 family transposase has translation MDMITILFCSIDDFCKWFMPLWEQMLLEEGNPKKSQRDGTMSPSEVMTLLVLFHQSNQRHFKGFYTHYVPQVLGGAFPKRVSYQRFVELSQSVMIPLSAYLHSRRVNSRGIAFIDSTPLKVCHNRRISHHKTFANLAQRGKNSIGWYFGFKLHLVIDDNGELISFFLTAANFDDRKGLRAMTQFIQGKLYGDKGYISKAFFAVLALGITKQVRLIG, from the coding sequence ATGGATATGATAACAATCCTGTTCTGCTCAATCGACGACTTTTGTAAATGGTTCATGCCTTTATGGGAACAAATGTTGTTAGAAGAAGGAAATCCCAAGAAAAGTCAGCGAGATGGGACAATGTCCCCGTCGGAAGTGATGACCTTACTCGTGTTGTTTCATCAATCTAATCAACGCCATTTCAAAGGATTTTATACCCACTATGTTCCTCAGGTACTCGGGGGGGCGTTTCCGAAACGGGTCAGTTATCAACGGTTTGTTGAGTTATCCCAGTCAGTGATGATACCGCTCAGTGCTTACTTGCACAGTCGGCGGGTAAACTCTCGCGGGATTGCCTTCATTGACTCCACCCCGTTAAAGGTTTGCCACAATCGGCGAATTTCACACCATAAAACCTTTGCAAACCTTGCACAGAGGGGGAAGAACTCTATTGGGTGGTATTTTGGCTTTAAATTACATTTAGTCATTGATGATAACGGTGAATTAATCTCCTTTTTTCTCACCGCCGCGAATTTTGATGACCGCAAGGGCTTAAGGGCGATGACGCAATTTATTCAAGGTAAGTTATATGGCGACAAGGGCTATATTTCTAAAGCATTTTTCGCCGTACTCGCGTTAGGTATTACTAAACAGGTAAGGTTGATAGGATAA
- a CDS encoding c-type cytochrome, translated as MRNLALLLALWIIVAVSLVASVEYYLATPPEPAGAVELRVKPISAVNIGAVPVVAEAKDEKLAPGEKVYKNVCSACHATGALNAPKFGNKDDWAPRIAKGIDTLYTHAIGGFNTMPAKGGQAQLSDDEVKEAVRFMIGDAEGKKPEAAAEPAPATPAPAEAAKPAEEAKPAETAPAPQTEATKPAETTASTGAVDVSAYDLAKGEEVYKATCFACHDSGLAGAPKFADASAWKDRIAQGLDTMFGHALNGFQGKAGIMPPKGGSTASDDDIKAAVAFMVSKAQ; from the coding sequence ATGAGGAACTTAGCTTTATTATTAGCATTATGGATTATTGTTGCGGTTAGTCTCGTTGCAAGTGTGGAGTATTACTTAGCAACTCCGCCAGAACCAGCGGGCGCAGTAGAATTACGGGTTAAACCAATCAGCGCGGTCAATATCGGAGCAGTTCCCGTTGTTGCTGAAGCAAAAGATGAAAAATTAGCCCCTGGTGAAAAAGTTTATAAAAACGTTTGTAGTGCCTGTCATGCAACAGGTGCGTTAAACGCGCCTAAATTTGGCAATAAAGACGATTGGGCTCCCCGCATTGCAAAAGGTATTGATACCCTTTATACCCATGCAATTGGAGGCTTTAACACGATGCCCGCCAAAGGTGGTCAAGCACAATTGAGCGATGACGAAGTGAAAGAAGCCGTTCGCTTTATGATAGGAGATGCGGAAGGTAAAAAACCTGAAGCCGCTGCCGAACCTGCTCCCGCAACCCCTGCACCTGCCGAAGCCGCTAAACCAGCAGAAGAAGCTAAACCAGCGGAAACAGCCCCAGCTCCTCAAACTGAAGCGACCAAACCCGCAGAAACAACAGCCAGTACAGGTGCGGTTGATGTCAGTGCTTATGACTTAGCCAAAGGCGAAGAAGTTTATAAAGCCACCTGTTTTGCTTGCCACGATTCAGGGTTAGCAGGCGCACCTAAATTTGCTGATGCCAGCGCGTGGAAAGACCGCATTGCACAAGGTTTAGATACCATGTTTGGTCATGCCCTCAATGGTTTCCAAGGTAAAGCAGGCATTATGCCCCCTAAAGGTGGTTCTACGGCTAGCGATGACGACATCAAAGCAGCCGTTGCCTTTATGGTTTCTAAAGCCCAATAA
- the dnaQ gene encoding DNA polymerase III subunit epsilon encodes MRQIVLDTETTGLEPKEGHRIIEIGCIEILNRRVTKQHFHCYLNPECEISAEAVAVHGLTSEFLQDKPKFAEIVTKFMDFIRDAELIIHNADFDVGFINHELQLLRQNWQALNHYCQITDTLKMARTLFPGQKANLDALCRRYGIDNSHRELHGALLDAELLAEVYLAMTGGQTSLLATDSNQQTNRHQPAQETIRRLATDRPALPIILANAEELEAHQQRLNAIDKASGGKCAWKKLTETPANVPE; translated from the coding sequence ATGCGTCAAATAGTATTAGATACAGAAACGACAGGATTAGAACCAAAAGAAGGGCATAGAATCATTGAAATCGGCTGTATTGAAATACTCAACCGTCGTGTTACAAAACAACACTTTCACTGCTATTTAAATCCTGAATGTGAAATATCAGCAGAAGCCGTTGCTGTACATGGTCTTACAAGCGAGTTTCTACAAGATAAACCCAAATTTGCCGAAATTGTCACCAAATTTATGGATTTTATCCGCGATGCAGAATTGATTATTCATAACGCCGATTTCGACGTAGGCTTTATTAATCATGAATTACAACTACTGCGTCAAAATTGGCAAGCCTTAAACCACTATTGCCAAATCACCGACACGCTAAAAATGGCACGCACCCTCTTCCCAGGACAAAAAGCCAATTTAGATGCCTTATGTCGACGCTATGGCATTGATAACTCACATAGAGAATTACACGGCGCATTATTAGACGCGGAACTCTTAGCCGAAGTTTATCTTGCCATGACAGGCGGACAAACCAGCTTGCTAGCAACTGATAGCAATCAACAAACTAACCGCCATCAACCCGCGCAAGAAACAATTCGCCGTTTAGCAACAGACCGCCCCGCTTTACCCATTATTCTAGCGAACGCAGAAGAACTCGAAGCCCATCAACAACGCTTAAACGCCATTGATAAAGCCAGCGGGGGAAAATGTGCATGGAAAAAACTCACCGAAACGCCTGCAAATGTGCCAGAATAG
- the mpl gene encoding UDP-N-acetylmuramate:L-alanyl-gamma-D-glutamyl-meso-diaminopimelate ligase has product MHIHILGICGTFMAGLAVLAKQLGHTVVGSDVAIYPPMSTQLAEQGIECKQGYLAEHLNPRPDCVIIGNALSRGNPAIEAVLNLGIPYISGAQWLAEQLLHNRWVIAIAGTHGKTTTSSMVAWILTDAGLECGFLIGGVPENFGVSARLGSVPFFVVEADEYDTAFFDKRAKFVHYRPRTLILNNLEFDHADIYPDLAAIQRQFHHLVRTVPSQGLIVYNGQQNSLQTVLKQGCWTPTETFAQTNSAWQAHLLTTDGSAFTVSHKGQTQGEVHWQLCGEHNVHNALAAIIACQHVGILPQQACEALSRFQNVKRRLECRGVAQQITVYDDFAHHPTAIRVTMQALRQRVGDARIIAVLEPRSATMKMGYFQNELAPALQQADAIFLYQSPQLGWSLAKAVPNGHLCHDTETLIQQLCEFTRPNDHILIMSNGGFENIHQRLLKALNQKTPNGFF; this is encoded by the coding sequence ATGCATATACATATTTTAGGGATTTGTGGCACTTTCATGGCGGGGCTTGCTGTCTTAGCAAAACAATTAGGACATACCGTTGTTGGTTCTGATGTCGCTATTTATCCACCCATGAGCACCCAATTAGCTGAACAAGGGATTGAATGCAAACAGGGATATTTAGCAGAACATTTAAACCCACGTCCCGATTGCGTCATTATTGGCAATGCCTTATCACGGGGTAATCCAGCAATAGAAGCCGTGTTAAATTTAGGTATTCCCTACATTTCAGGCGCACAATGGCTGGCTGAACAACTCCTGCATAATCGTTGGGTCATTGCGATTGCAGGTACACATGGCAAAACAACAACCAGTAGCATGGTCGCGTGGATACTGACTGATGCGGGTTTAGAATGCGGTTTTTTAATTGGTGGTGTGCCCGAAAATTTTGGCGTTTCTGCCCGTTTAGGTAGCGTGCCGTTTTTTGTTGTAGAAGCGGATGAATACGATACCGCATTTTTTGATAAACGCGCCAAATTTGTCCACTATCGCCCGCGTACTCTGATTTTAAATAACTTAGAATTCGACCACGCCGATATTTATCCTGATTTAGCCGCGATTCAACGCCAATTTCATCACCTTGTGCGCACTGTTCCCAGTCAAGGGCTTATCGTCTATAACGGACAACAAAATAGTTTACAAACCGTTTTAAAACAAGGCTGTTGGACACCAACGGAAACATTTGCCCAAACAAATTCTGCATGGCAAGCACATTTATTAACAACTGATGGCAGTGCCTTTACAGTCTCCCACAAAGGACAAACACAAGGCGAAGTTCATTGGCAATTATGCGGTGAACATAATGTACACAATGCCTTAGCAGCGATTATTGCCTGCCAACATGTTGGCATTTTACCCCAACAAGCCTGTGAAGCATTAAGCCGTTTTCAAAATGTAAAACGTCGCTTGGAATGTCGTGGCGTTGCGCAGCAAATCACAGTTTATGATGACTTTGCCCACCATCCGACAGCGATTCGAGTGACAATGCAAGCCTTACGACAACGGGTTGGCGATGCACGCATTATTGCCGTGTTAGAACCCCGTTCCGCCACCATGAAAATGGGCTATTTTCAAAACGAACTCGCGCCCGCACTACAACAAGCCGATGCGATTTTCTTATACCAATCCCCACAACTAGGCTGGTCACTAGCCAAAGCCGTACCAAATGGTCATTTATGCCACGATACCGAAACGTTAATTCAGCAACTGTGCGAATTCACCCGCCCAAACGACCATATTTTAATTATGAGCAATGGCGGTTTTGAAAATATTCACCAACGCCTATTAAAAGCGTTGAATCAGAAAACGCCTAACGGATTTTTTTAG
- a CDS encoding glucan biosynthesis protein: MVKRTVFLLSLASTLSVSPLSMSNSYATPEIPSVETIKVADSFNFANVHRRAAELATQPFKEDTSAALPDYLVNLGYDQYRDLRFRTDKSLWLKDKLPFIARFFHRGFLYNKQVKINIVDEGIISPLEYSRDLFTFGKTELPSDMPATLGFAGFQLFYPLINDENFNEFASFVGASYFRAVGKNQHWGLSARGLAINTGNNEEFPYFSEFWLEKPNKDATSITVYALLESKSVTGAYRFTLSPSIDTVISVKASIFPREKVAKLGISPLTSMFYHGENTDRFQDDFRPEVHDSDGLLMANGSGEWIWRPLNNPQDLRINSFSDDNPRGFGLMQRDRDFNNYQDLESFYHQRPSAWIEPIGQWGKGVVQLVEIPTDAERNDNIVLFWVPEKPIEKGDEVTFEYRIRFMSDDEQLQSGGRVISTRIGRGGSDSLNEKQRKFVIEFSGNALENLPIDTVLDGVVSSTKGKIINKVVQKNPFTKGYRLFFELEVADQDPVELRAFLKRGNDVLTETWSYQWNPTKK, translated from the coding sequence ATGGTGAAAAGAACGGTTTTTCTCTTATCTTTAGCGAGCACGTTATCGGTGTCTCCTTTAAGTATGAGCAATAGTTATGCAACCCCTGAAATCCCTTCTGTTGAAACGATTAAAGTGGCAGATAGTTTTAATTTTGCCAATGTGCATCGTCGTGCGGCTGAATTAGCGACGCAACCTTTTAAAGAAGATACTTCAGCAGCTTTACCTGATTATTTGGTGAATTTGGGCTATGACCAGTATCGAGATTTGCGTTTTCGCACGGATAAATCTTTATGGTTAAAAGATAAATTACCGTTTATTGCACGCTTTTTCCATCGCGGTTTTTTGTACAACAAACAAGTAAAGATTAATATCGTCGATGAGGGGATTATCTCCCCTTTAGAATATAGCCGTGATTTGTTTACTTTTGGTAAAACAGAATTACCTTCTGATATGCCTGCGACTTTAGGATTTGCAGGATTTCAATTATTTTACCCTTTGATTAATGATGAAAATTTTAACGAATTTGCTTCATTTGTTGGGGCAAGTTATTTCCGCGCAGTGGGTAAAAACCAGCATTGGGGGTTATCCGCGCGAGGTTTAGCCATTAATACAGGAAATAATGAGGAATTTCCTTATTTCAGCGAATTTTGGTTAGAAAAACCGAATAAAGATGCGACGAGTATCACTGTTTATGCACTCTTAGAGAGTAAAAGTGTTACAGGGGCTTATCGTTTTACCCTTTCGCCCAGCATTGACACAGTTATCAGTGTGAAAGCTAGCATTTTCCCCCGTGAAAAAGTCGCTAAACTGGGTATTTCTCCGTTAACCAGTATGTTTTATCACGGTGAAAATACTGACCGTTTTCAAGATGATTTCCGCCCAGAAGTGCATGATTCTGATGGCTTATTGATGGCAAATGGCAGCGGTGAGTGGATTTGGAGACCGTTAAATAATCCGCAAGATTTACGAATTAACTCTTTTTCTGATGACAATCCGCGTGGTTTTGGCTTAATGCAACGGGACAGGGATTTTAATAACTATCAGGATTTAGAATCTTTTTATCATCAACGTCCTAGCGCGTGGATTGAACCCATTGGTCAATGGGGTAAAGGGGTTGTGCAGTTAGTAGAAATCCCCACCGATGCGGAACGTAACGATAATATTGTTTTATTCTGGGTACCTGAAAAACCGATAGAAAAAGGTGACGAAGTTACATTTGAATATCGTATTCGCTTCATGAGTGATGATGAACAATTACAATCAGGCGGGCGAGTGATTTCAACACGAATAGGACGCGGTGGTAGTGATAGCTTAAATGAAAAACAACGGAAATTTGTCATTGAATTCAGTGGTAATGCTTTAGAAAATTTACCCATCGATACGGTATTAGATGGTGTCGTCTCTAGCACTAAAGGGAAAATCATCAATAAGGTTGTGCAAAAAAACCCGTTTACAAAAGGCTATCGCTTGTTTTTTGAATTAGAAGTAGCAGACCAAGACCCTGTTGAATTACGTGCATTTTTAAAACGAGGGAATGACGTATTAACCGAAACATGGAGTTATCAATGGAACCCCACGAAAAAGTAG